tgtttttccttcctctggatctacttgcaggatgacaggccgaactggatggacggaggcTTTTTTTCAGACTATGTTATTATGGGCACCAACTTCTCTCGGTATCTGGATTTGGACTTCTCTGTGTTACCCGACCTCTTAATTCTCTTTGTCATGACCCCGAGCTGCACCGACCTCGGACTGTTTGTCAGATTGCTCTTACTCTTCCTGCCATCACCTTAGACCATTTGCTTGTGTGCACGTACTTTTCTTGACCTGACTTTGGACTGTTTGTCTGAtcgcatgtactctgcctgccctgaccttgggcgGTTTGTTGGATAGCAGTACAACCctatgctgatgaatggcagcCATCTGAGAAACCCTTTCAATGTATACATCATGTATAagttaaatgtgggacaaaaaccCGGTGTGAACACAGCTTTAGGTCAATGGCCTGAATTCACTTAACCCTTTAACCCTGTGTGTGtacatgtgtatatactgtatgtgtatctgTCAGCATCTGCTTATCCTGTATATAGGAGATATCTGATATGGGTAGTAGTGTATATATGAAGAATTAGagcactactactcctatccagATATTTGGACACTGATACTTTTTACTGTTGACGATATCTCCTCATTATGTAGATAATTGGCTGCGGAGCCGCTCAGTGGGCGATCAGGTGTCCAcagtcatttaaccctttaaatcTCACCACGCTGATGCCCATCTGGGCCCCTCGTCTCGATTTTCCAAACCCTTTGCGCCAATTTCCCCTCAGCAAATTATCACCGGGAAATCATAGAATACAACTGACATGAAGAGCCAACTTCACCTTCGTATCACCACCATCATCCTCCAAACATCACAATCGCCCCCATCATCCTCCAAACATCACAACCGCCCCCATCATCCTCCAAACATCACAATCGCCCCATCATCCTCCAAACATCACAATCGCCCCATCATCCTCCAAACATCACAATCGCCCCATCATCCTCCAAACATCACAATCGCCCCATTCATCCTCCAAACATCACAATCGCCACCATCATCCCAACATCACAATCGCCCATCATCCTCCAAACATCACAATCGCCCatcatcctccaaaaatcacaatCGCCCCATCATCCTCCAAACATCACAATCGCCCCATCATCCTCCAAACATCACAATCGCCACCATCATCCTCCAAACATCACAATCGCCCCATCATCCTCCAAACATCACAATCGCCCCATCATCCTCCAAACATCACAATCGCCCCCATCATCCTCCAAACATCACAATCGCCCCCATCATCCTCCAAACATCACAATCACCACCATCATCCTCCAAACATCACAATCGCCCCATCATCCTCCAAACATCACAATCGCCCCTATCATCCTCCAAACATCATAAACCTCTCCAGTCTCACCAGTGTAAACCTCTCCAGTCTCCCCACTGTAAACCTCTCCAGTCTCCCCAGTGTAAACCTCTCCAGTCTCCCCAGTGTAAACCCTCTCCAGTCTCCCCAGTGTAAACCTCTCCAGTCTCCCCAGTGCAAACCTCTCCAGTCTCCCAGTACAAACCCTCCCCAGTGCAAACTCTCCAGTCTCCCCAGTGTAAACCTCTCCAGTCTCCCCAGTGTAAAACCTCCCAGTCTCCCCAGTGTAAACCCTCTCCATTCTCCCCAGTGTAACCTCTCCAGTCTCCCCAGTGGTAAACCCTCTCCAGTCTCCCCAGTGTAACCCTCTCCATTCTCCCCAGTGTAAACCCTCTCCAGTCTCCCCAGTGTAAACCCTCTCCAGTCTCCCCGTGTAAACCCCTCCAGTCTCCCCAGTGTAAACCCTCATCCAGTCTCCCCAGTGTAAACCCTCTCCAGTCTCCCCAGTTTAAACCCTCTCCAGTCTCCCCAGTGTAAAACCCTCTCCAGTCTCCCCAGTGTAAAACCTCTCCAGTCTCCCCAGTGTAAACCCTCTCCAGTCTCCCCAGTGTCAAACCCTCTCCAGTCTCCCCCCAGTGTCAACCCTCTCCAGTCTCTCCAGTGTAAACCTCTCCAGTCTCCCCAGTGTAACCTCTCCAGTCTCCCCAGTGTAAACCCTCTCCAGTCTCCCCAGTGTAAACCCTCTCCAGTCTCCCCAGTGTAAACCCTCTCCAGTCTCCCCAGTGTAAACCCTCTCCAGTCTCCCCAGTGTAAACCCTCTCCAGTCTCCCCAGTGTAAACCCTCTCCAGTCTCCCCAGTGTAAACCCTCTCCAGTCTCCCCAGTGTAAACCCTCTCCAGTCTCCCCAGTGTAAACCCTCTCCAGTCTCCCCAGTGTAAACCCTCTCCAGTCTCCCCAGTGTAAACCCTCTCCAGTCTCCCCAGTGTAAACCCTCTCCAGTCTCCCCAGTGTAAACCCTCTCCAGTCTCCCCAGTGTAAACCCTCTCCAGTCTCCCAGTGTAAACCCTCTCCAGTCTCCCCAGTGTAAACCCTCTCCAGTCTCCCAGTGTAAAACCCTCTCCAGTCTCCCAGTGTAAACCCTCTCCAGTCTCCCCAGTGTAAACCCTCTCCAGTCTCCCAGTGTAAACCCTCTCCAGTCTCCCCAGTGTAAACCCTCTCCAGTCTCCCCAGTGTAAACCCTCTCCAGTCTCCCCAGTGTAAACCCTCTCCAGTCTCCCCAGTGTAAACCCTCTCCAGTCTCCCCAGTGTAAACCCTCTCCAGTCTCCCCAGTGTAACCCTCTCCAGTCTCCCCAGTGTAAACCCTCTCCAGTCTCCCCAGTGTCAAACCCTCTCCAGTCTCCCCAGTACAAACCTCCCCAGTGCAAACCTCTCCAGTCTCCCCAGTGTAAACCTCTCCAGTCTCCCCAGTGTAAACCTCTCCAGTCTCCCCAGTGTAAACCTCTCCAGTCTCCCCAGTGTAAACCTCTCCAGTCTCCCCAGTGTAAACCTCTCCAGTCTCCCCAGTGTAAAACCTCTCCAGTCTCCCCAGTGTAAACCTCTCCAGTCTCCCCAGTGTAAACCTCTCCAGTCTCCCCAGTGTAAACCTCTCCAGTCTCCCCAGTGTAAACCTCTCCAGTCTCCCCAGTGTAAACCTCTCCAGTCTCCCCAGTGTAAACCTCTCCAGTCTCCCCAGTGTAAACCTCTCCAGTCTCCCCAGTGTAAACCTCTCCACGTGGATGAAGCAGTGGTCGGGGTCCTCACCATGGTTCTCTGGTTGCCCTCAGGACTGGCTGACGCGGTATGGCTACCTACCTCCCCCGGACCCGTACTCTGCGCAACAGCAGACGCTGGACGGACTGAGGGAAGCGGTGAAGACCATGCAGAGGTTTGCCGGCCTGAGGCAGACTGGGATTCTGGGTAATGAGTGATGTCCTTACGCTGCTTGTCCCCTCAGACCCCATGTCCTCTTGTCACATCCTGATCTCGCTCTCCGCTGCAGATGACGACACCATCGCCATGATGCACAAGCCTCGCTGCTCTCTTCCTGACATCATTTTGGCTTCTGGGTATCAGAGACACCGGAGAAAGCGATACGCTGTGAGTGGGTCCGTGTGGCAGAAGAGCCACTTGACCTGGAGGTATGAGGCACTAAGGAGGCAGACAGTAATGGCTCTGACGCATCCTCTGACCACACACCCACATGGGGTGGGACTCTGACAACTATACGTCTGCCATGACAACTGACATTAGATTTCCTCAtcccactttgtcagctttgagaATGGGGGATGTGTCGGTAACCCAGCAGAGCCGGGTGACCGACCTCGGTGTAATGGTCCTGCTGGTCCCCTCATTCCTAATGTGATATGTGGACAGGCGCAGACAACCCGGGGACGATATTTATGGGGTTTTCTAGAGGCCGTCTCTTCATGGGGTGGTCACCGGGAGTCTTCTCTTCCAGGGTGGACAGTTTTCCAGTTTCTCTCTCCCAAGAAACCACGAGACAACTGATTGGGAGCGCCCTGTACACGTGGAGCCGGGAGAGCAACCTCGACTTCGAAGAGGCCAGGGCTGGAGATGCCGATATCCGTGTCAGCTTTGTGGAGGGGTCCCACGGAGATGGCTATCCATTCGATGGTCCAGGAGGGACTCTGGGCCATGCTTTCTTTCCTGGTGTAGGTTCCAGTGCTGGAGCCACTCATATGGACGCTGATGAGTCGTGGACATATAATGGTAAGATGGCCGCACCGCCTCACCTTTTCTGATGCAATTCCTTCTTGCACATCTTCCTGTGTCTTTACTAAGAAATAAGAGAAGTTGCTGTAGGAAGGAAGAGATTGCGTGCCGTGTGTGGGGGGTTGTTGTGCCATGTCGGGGGAGGGGGCAGTGATTGCACATGTAGCATCCAGATTTCACAGTGCTGGCGAATGGCTGATGACACCGATCGCATGCATGACACGTGTGTGAGAGTAGTAACCATGATCCCGTCAGCTTTGCATGTTCACCCGTGTCCGCTCCATCATGCACTCACAAGGCTTCCTCTGTTGTAGTGGACGAGGGGACGGATCTCTTTGCGGTGGCCGTGCACGAGTTTGGACATTCTCTGGGGTTGTCCCATTCATCTGCAGAGAATTCCATTATGAAGCCGTACTACCAAGGAACGGTGGGTGAGCACCAGAGATACAGGCTCCCCCCCGACGACGTGCAGGGGATCCAGGCATTGTACGGTGAGGACCGACTCCACCGCCGGACGCCGCTCTCCACTCTGACACACACATAACTTCATTCTCTTCTGCAGGGAAAAGAAGTGCGCACCCAGGAGCTGACGCTCCTCCTGCGCCAACCCAGCGCTACATTCCACCCCGAGGACCTACATACCGGTAAGACTCTTGTCCTGACCATTCTGTACAGTAGCCCCAGTGTGACCAGATACAGCATACCGCCATCTGAGCACAGGTCCAAGAACCTGATGGGAACCTCTCCTTAACTGCTAGCCCCCAGCACTGACCACACGGGCTGCGGACCAGGCGGCCAGGCTTTAGCTGGGATGATGTTTGACCAGTAAAGCTGATTTTCTTTGATCCCGGGTGTGCGTCAGTTTTGGAATCTGAGTGTAGCCATTGCAGACCCCGATCTACCTTAACTACGGCCCCCACTAGGTACCTCCTGGTGTCCCTCTGTCCGCGCCTCCAGCACACTATGCACCACCATGCCATGTATCTGTGTACTTTCTATAACATATCTACAATGTCTTCCGCCAGGCCCCGTCTCCCGTTCCCGGACCGCTGCTCCACCCATTTCGATGCTGTGGCCAACATTCgaggagaggttttcttctttAAGAGTAAGTGTGACTTTGTTTGCTGCATCCAAGGAGGATGGTCGTCCATGCTGACAACATTCCTCATTTGTGCCGACACAGGTCGGTACTTCTGGCGGGTACAAGCTACGAGGCAGCTGGTCTCCCTAAACCCCGCTCATCTGGGGAACTTCTGGCTGGGGCTGCCTCCTGATCTGACCAGGGTGGATGCGGTCTATGAAAGAGCCAACGACAGCAAGATCGTCTTCATTGCAGGTGAGAGGCTAACCTCCCAGTCTGGAGGCTTGATACTTCCTAGAAGATAGATAGCCGGGAAGAATCCGGATCAGGGTAGCTGCCAGGTATTGCTGTCCCCTTGTTGGATTGGGAAAAGACACAACCACTATACAGGTGTAGGCAGATCATCTGGATGGTACATAGCCGCCGGTGTCTAGTCCCGGTGGCATCTGGACGTGCAGACCAGAAAGGGATAAAGACCTGGGGACCAAAGGTGCCACAGGAGAAGAACAAGGACTTCAGCGTCTCAGGGACACGGCCGGTGtcctcagaaaatgacctgcgtttttatgtttaacatatttttaaagaattattGATATTtcttattttccatgtcactatctatattcaaACAAAAGACATAAAATCCTGCGAGAATAATAAGTGGcgccactttactgcagttatctgccattctactcctgcctgtaatgatatcacctctgtgtacggATAAGACAGGACACAGCATTCACAATAGcagattgtcagagcttatcttcTCCACCTcattgcacaatgacctctgcacagagcccagaaaactctcccttagaagtcaatgaggtcccctcctgaccattgtgtctatggcccatggggctgacataaagcaattttcttaatattTTCTAGATGCTGTCAatacagctcaggcaagatggccgcccccataatcatgttccagatggccgcccccataatcatgttccagatggccgcccccataatcatgttccagatggccgcccccataatcatgttccagatggccgcccccataatcatgttccagatggccgcccccataatcatgttccagATGGcctcccccataatcatgttccagATGGcctcccccataatcatgttccagATGGcctcccccataatcatgttccagATGGcctcccccataatcatgttccagATGGcctcccccataatcatgttccagATGGcctcccccataatcatgttccagATGGcctcccccataatcatgttccagATGGcctcccccataatcatgttccagATGGcctcccccataatcatgttccagATGGcctcccccataatcatgttccagATGGcctcccccataatcatgttccagATGGcctcccccataatcatgttccagATGGcctcccccataatcatgttccagacggccgcccccataatcatgttccagATGGCCTCCCCCAAATCATGTTCCATATggccgccccataatcatgttccagATGGcctcccccataatcatgttccagATGGcctcccccataatcatgttccagACGGcctcccccataatcatgttccagacggccgcccccataatcatgttccagACGGCCGCCCCCAAATCATGTTCCATATGGCCGCCCCATAATCGTGTTCCagatggccgccccataatcGCGTTGAAgacggccgcccccataatcgcgTTGAAgacggccgcccccataatcgcgTTGAAgacggccgcccccataatcgcgTTGAAgacggccgcccccataatcgcgTTGAAgacggccgcccccataatcgcgTTGAAgacggccgcccccataatcgcgTTGAAgacggccgcccccataatcgcgTTGAAgacggccgcccccataatcgcgTTGAAGACGGTCGCCCCCATAATCGCGTTGAAgacggccgcccccataatcgcgTTGAAgacggccgcccccataatcgcgTTGAAgacggccgcccccataatcgcgTTGAAGACGGCCGCCGCCATAATCGCGTTGAAGACGGCCTCCCCCATAATCGCGTTGAAgacggccgcccccataatcgcgTTGAAgacggccgcccccataatcgcgTTGAAgacggccgcccccataatcgcgTTGAAgacggccgcccccataatcatgttcagaaattgaattaaaaaaaatacaatcaaaaaataaaaacagattagaaaaagatGTGACGCTATCTGGTtgtaactggcagataacatccTAGGAGGGAGAGATCTGCGGGAATCGATCCTAGGAGGGAGAGATCTGCGGGAATCGATCCTAGGAGGGAGAGATCTGCGGGAATCGATCCTAGGAGGGAGAGATCTGCGGGAATCGATCCTAGGAGGGAGAGATCTGCGGGAATCGATCCTAGGAGGGAGAGATCTGCGGCAATCGGTCCTAGGAGGGCGCAAACTGCCAATAAATGAAGTGGGGACAAGTAAACTTCTCAAGATGGTCCTTGTGCTGAAACTCATGTACGTCCTACACAACTCCCCGTTGTGGATCCCCAGAGGAATGTTGAGATTCAGGGCTTGTTTAGAAGTTTGATTTTGAGGAAACGGACGGCTAGGATAGAATTGGAGACTGTCCAGAAAGGAAAGGATTCCCTAACCTCTGGTTATATTTTATGGCTTCTCAAATACAACACTTAAAGGGGCGGTGGCCGGTTCCTGGTGTGAACTCCTCGGCAAAACTAGTAGCTGATATCGAACAACAAAAGGCTCCTATTGCCTTATTGGAGACAAGTGGCTTCATTGCCTCCATCTCCAGACTACATAGAATTGCTTTGTGCTGTAGGTTATGGCGCAGAGTCGGGGATTTATTACATGCGAAGGGCTTTACGCAAGTGACTCCTCTGGGGCGGAATCCTAATCTACCCGGGATATTTCACCTGGAAGGGTTTTCTCCATGGAAAGAGAAGGGATACTGTTCTTACGCCAGATTAAGAGGGGCGGGTGTTTAAATTCTTTGTACCAATTCTTGCAACTGCGTCCTGCCTTCCAGGTTCAGGGAGGACCCTGTAGGAGGTGTTATATGGAAGATATTTACCCGAGGCTCAGGGTCTTACTTCTTAGATATACAAACCTCTACTGAGTGACTCCACGAGGAGAAGTGGTTGGTCGATGTAGGTCTCCCTTTAGTGGATGGATGGAAAGAAGTGTTAGCTCTGATGCTATAATTGCCAGTGAAGCACATCGTATGTCACAACTGCTAGTCATTCATCGAGTATATAGATCACTGTCCTTCCTATATCGTACGGGCGTTCCTGGCCGCCATTCTGCAGGTGACATGGCAATGTCCACATTTATCTGGATTTTGGAAAGGGGTTCTGAATATTATTTGGGATACCGATCAGATCCCTTTGATCCTTAAACTTGCGTCTTGGGCTCATGTGTCTGGGACCCTGCTATAAATCTGAGCATACGGCGTCTATTATTTCATGCCTGTAAATTGATTGTGCGACGCCGGATCCGCCGTCCACTGCCGAGTTTAATTGAATTCAGAAtcaaatatatttaaagggaaaatGTCTCCCTCCATTTGAAGCCCTGTGGGATAAGTAACTCGCGGCTTCCCCGCCCGTACGTACATTTCACATATGGAGGCCCGAGTGCTTCTTACACATGGGTAGGGTAACTCGGTCTGGTACGGTATGTCCCGGACACACTGAGATGAGATCCATTCCTGGTGAGATGCTTTCCTCGCGGCTGGGGGGTCCTTCTTTCTTGTCTATTGCGGGATGTTGCTTTATCCCCAATGTTTGTATTTTGAATTAAACATGTTCAATAAAAaatctgatataaaaaaaataattgtaggAAGCATCGTTGGGTGAAATCCTAACCTTCATTGTGCACACAGGACTGTTTGGCAGGTCTCGACTTCGCGACCACTAATGCAGCAGAGGGTTCCTGTAGTATTTCACTAGTATAATCTAATGGACCACTGATAATAACATGAGAGAGGGACAACGGTAAATGAGATCTACACGTCCCGCTGATTATCCAGTGTGATCCGCAGAGACAGAATGGACAATTCGTGGTGCTCAGGATATGTGTCCAAGGCCACTTAGAAACCTACTTTCAGATCACAAATGTGTCTTGAAGGTCCCAGTTTTCGAGCACCTCCTTCTGAGTCTCAGGTACTGTCCTTTTACAGTAAAAGGATGGGCACTCTGCCATCTGTAGGTGGCTGTCCTTCTAAACGCCTCTCCATTGGGACCACATTGTATCGGTTCATccaggaaaacaacttttggtTCCTGGATTTTGCAGGTGAAATCTAGGCCCAGATCATTATTGTGGACCTCATGCATAAATTTTGAGAATTCGTGTTTTGAACCAGACCATGATATAAACTTGTCATGTGTTAGTACACCAAGGGCTCTTTTGGTCCGAGAGGATGATTTGGGCCTCCTACCAGCCAGGAAGAGATTGGCGTATGTGGGTGCACACGCGCTGGCCGTCACCACAATACcaagctggtggcagagtccattAAACAAAAAGTTTCTTGTGAGGTTaaatttagtgttgagcgaagagaGCTTCAAaagcttcatccgaagtcgctttgttccaaacttcggaataatattgtatggagatccgtctccgtcaagttttaaagtggttttccactttaaaaaccaACTACCGAACTTATTCAAAGAAGTCACGCAtgactcatcggagcccatacattctgatgctgtatggagacggatctctgtacagtattattccaaagttttgaatgaagcaacTTCAGATGAAGCTTTTGAAGctagcttcgctcaacactagctaaaTTCCTGGAGATTGAGGGCTACCTCATGATGTGCTTATGATCGCACATCTCTCGTGGTCTGAAATGTCGGTACTGCTTTAATCCCAGGTCATGACAGACTGAAATATATAGAGCTTCCACGTCTATCGAGGATAAGATTCCCATCATCCACACTTATCCCTTCGAATTTCTACACTAGATCTGAAGTATCCTTGGTGACAAATGGTCATAAAACCTCATCTGATAACATGGCGATGCTCTTTTAGGGGGTTTGTCCTCATGTGGGGAGTGCATGGAATGTGGCAGCAATGGCAGAGCTTTCCTGAGGGTCAGTCATGTCAAACCAATCTTATTGTCGTCTTTGACTGTCACAAAACTGTTGAAGGAAGTGCCATGGATACCTACCTGGACTTTAGCAAAGCCTTTGATACAGGTTCACATAATGAGTTGATGGATAATATACTGAAGCTTGGACTTCATCCCTACATTGTTCAGTGGATCCGCGGGCGGCAGTTGGATAGATAGGTTGTTGTTAATGGGGTATATTCTGAGAAGAGACAAGTCACAAGCAGTGTTCCTCAAGGATCTGTCCTGGAGAGGTGGCATTGGAGAAGATTGAGTAGGTAAGGTTTTTCTGTTTGTGTAACAGGGCAGATATTCCTGGAGGGGTTTGTAACATAGAAGACAATTTAGAGTCTCCGGATCAATGATCCAAACAATGGAAATTGCAGTTTAATGTGTCCACATGTAAAATAATGCACATTGTACTGGCAGTTCTGTGTTAGTGAGGACTTCAGAAGAGAAGGGTCGGGGGGTCCTGATATAAGACAGCTTCAAAATGAGTGAACAGGCAGCAGAGAAAGCAAGTAGGATGCTTGGCTGTATATCTCAAGGTATAATCAGTAGAAAGAGGGGATTGTGACCCTGCTGTAGAACACTAGTGAGACCACTTCTGCAATACTGGGTCCAGTTCTGGAGACCCCATCTACAAAAAGACATAGATAGAAAGGAAGGGGTGCAGAAACGGGCTACAAAAATGGCGGAGGGTCTGAAGCATAAAACATATCAGGGGAGAGTTAAAGGACTTAATCTGtatagaaatttggaaaagggAGGACATGACGGAGACCTTTTATATATGTCAGATGATAGAAGAAGAGAAAGAGAGGatacgacggagacctttatatatgttacatcagagaagaagagaaagggaggacacgacggagacctttatatatgttacatgacagaagaggagaaagggaggacacgacggagacctttatatatgttacatgagagaagagaaagggaggacacgacggagacctttatatatgttacatgagagaagagaaagggaggacacgacggagacctttatatatgttacatgagagaagaagagaaagggaggacacgacggagacctttatatatgttacatgagagaagaagagaaagggaggacacgacggagacctttatatatgttacatgagagaagaagagaaagggaggacacgatggagacctttatatatgttacatgagagaagaagagaaagggaggacacgacggagacctttatatatgttacatgagagaagagaaagggaggacacgacggagacctttatagatgttacatgagagaagaagagaaagggaggacaggacggagacctttatatatgttacatgagagaagaagagaaagggaggacacgacggagacctttatatatgttacatgagagaagaggagaaaggaaggacacgacggagacctttatatatgttacatgagagaagaagagaaagggaggacacgatggagacctttatatatgttacatgagagaagagaaaaggaggacacgacggagacctttatctatattacatgagAGAaaggaggacacgacggagacctttatctatattacatgagAGAAAGgaaggacacgacggagacctttatatatgttacatgagagaaga
The DNA window shown above is from Bufo gargarizans isolate SCDJY-AF-19 unplaced genomic scaffold, ASM1485885v1 original_scaffold_1780_pilon, whole genome shotgun sequence and carries:
- the LOC122923620 gene encoding matrix metalloproteinase-17-like, coding for MKQWSGSSPWFSGCPQDWLTRYGYLPPPDPYSAQQQTLDGLREAVKTMQRFAGLRQTGILDDDTIAMMHKPRCSLPDIILASGYQRHRRKRYAVSGSVWQKSHLTWRVDSFPVSLSQETTRQLIGSALYTWSRESNLDFEEARAGDADIRVSFVEGSHGDGYPFDGPGGTLGHAFFPGVGSSAGATHMDADESWTYNVDEGTDLFAVAVHEFGHSLGLSHSSAENSIMKPYYQGTVGEHQRYRLPPDDVQGIQALYGKRSAHPGADAPPAPTQRYIPPRGPTYRPRLPFPDRCSTHFDAVANIRGEVFFFKSRYFWRVQATRQLVSLNPAHLGNFWLGLPPDLTRVDAVYERANDSKIVFIAGANYWVFKDTLVEPGYPRPLTDFGLNTDGVDGAFVWKHNKKTYFFRHNRYWRFDERQGRMDPGYPRDSNLWLGLPSDVDDVISWTDGHTYFFKGPQYWKFQDGKVEADPGYPHSIALNWMYCAAAAPPEPTQEPEGRGQRDCNCQCTAGSGSAPPAAGLRVALALTLLAGTL